One window of Fusarium keratoplasticum isolate Fu6.1 chromosome 2, whole genome shotgun sequence genomic DNA carries:
- a CDS encoding MFS domain-containing protein: MLGTKSIKVNGADCGAESILLGVVTSIGGFLFGYDTGQISGMLLFEDFINRFAQGPADDKKWVPIIQSLVVSLMSIGCLLGSLSGAYTADWWGRRKSLTFGVIVFIIGNVIQITAMNSWVHMMMGRFTAGLGVGNLSVGVPMFQSECSPREIRGAVVASYQLMITIGILVANIINYGVQHIGDSDASWRIVIGLGIAFSLPLGIGILCVPESPRWLASRGDWTTARTSMARLRGMKNDPNNKLVEDDLNEMRKILDQERKAGQGSWAECFVPKTEIPKLVYRTFLGIAIHFLQQWTGVNYFFYFGATIFKSLGIDSILTQLILGAVNVVMTFYGLYVVEKYGRRWPLFIGALWQSAWLLIFASVGTAIDPASNRTVGIIMIVASCMFIASFAGTWGPIAWVVIGESFPLRTRAKQASLATASNWLGNFMIAFLTPLAVDGIKYAYGFVFCGTNLAAAVIVWFFLYESRMLSLENVDLMYGQDHLKPWNSSKWTPPGYITREQRDESYFRRMSVAGGGQEKSRNSDVSHSGGETREEYV; this comes from the exons ATGTTGGGCACAAA GTCCATCAAAGTCAACGGCGCCGACTGCGGTGCCGAGTCCATCCTTTTGGGTGTCGTCACATCTATCGGCGGCTTCCTCTTCGGATACGATACCGGCCAGATTTCTGGAATGCTCCTCTTTGAGGATTTCATCAACCGATTCGCCCAAGGACCAGCGGATGACAAGAAATGGGTGCCTATCATCCAGTCCCTAGTCGTCTCTCTTATGAGTATCGGATGTCTGCTTGGTTCTTTGTCTGGTGCCTA CACGGCGGATTGGTGGGGTCGACGGAAGAGCTTGACTTTCGGAGTCATCGTGTTCATCATTGGTAATGTCATCCAGATAACAGCGATGAACTCTTGGGTTCATATGATGATGGGTCGCTTTACCGCTGGTCTCGGCGTCGGCAACCTCTCGGTCGGCGTTCCCATGTTCCAGTCCGAGTGCTCTCCCCGTGAGATTCGAGGAGCCGTCGTCGCCTCGTATCAGCTCATGATTACTATCGGTATTCTCgtcgccaacatcatcaactaCGGCGTTCAGCACATTGGTGATTCCGACGCCTCTTGGAGAATCGTCATTGGCCTCGGAATTGCGTTCTCGCTCCCCCTCGGAATTGGTATCCTCTGCGTCCCCGAGTCCCCTAGATGGTTGGCGTCTCGAGGCGACTGGACCACCGCTCGAACCTCAATGGCCCGACTCCGTGGCATGAAGAACGACCCCAACaacaagctcgtcgaggatgacctcAATGAGATGCGAAAGATTCTCGACCAGGAGCGCAAGGCTGGCCAAGGAAGCTGGGCTGAGTGCTTTGTGCCCAAGACTGAGATCCCCAAGCTCGTCTACCGCACCTTTCTCGGCATTGCGATCCATTTCCTGCAGCAATGGACTGGCGTCAACTACTTCTTCTACTTTGGTGCTACGATTTTCAAGTCTCTCGGCATCGACTCTATCTTGACACAGCTGATCCTCGGCGCTGTCAACGTTGTCATGACCTTTTACGGCCTCTACGTGGTGGAGAAGTACGGAAGACGCTGGCCCTTGTTCATCGGTGCTCTTTGGCAGTCCGCCTGGCTCCTGATCTTCGCTAGTGTTGGAACTGCCATTGATCCCGCGTCGAACCGCACCGTGGGCATCATCATGATTGTCGCGTCGTGCATGTTCATCGCTTCTTTCGCGGGTACATGGGGTCCCATTGCTTGGGTCGTTATCGGCGAGTCATTCCCTCTGCGCACTCGTGCGAAGCAAGCTTCTCTTGCTACTGCTAGCAACTGGCTTGGAAACT TCATGATTGCGTTCCTTACTCCTCTTGCCGTGGATGGAATTAAATACGCCTATGGTTTCGTCTTTTGCGGAACAAACCTGGCTGCTGCGGTTATTGTCTGGTTCTTCCTCTACGAATCGCGGATGCTCAGTCTGGAGAACGTCGATCTCATGTACGGCCAAGACCACCTTAAGCCTTGGAACAGCTCTAAGTGGACTCCTCCTGGCTACATCACACGAGAGCAGAGGGACGAGTCTTATTTCCGTCGCATGAGCGTTGCCGGCGGCGGTCAGGAGAAGTCCAGGAACAGCGATGTCTCGCACTCTGGTGGAGAAACCCGGGAAGAATATGTGTAA
- a CDS encoding Pyridoxal 5'-phosphate synthase, which yields MTNDNSNNGGEAKSSFTVKAGLAQMLKGGVIMDVTNAEQARIAEEAGACAVMALERVPADIRKDGGVARMSDPAMIKEIQEAVTIPVMAKARIGHFVECQILEALGVDYIDESEVLTPADDESHVEKSPFGVPFVCGCRNLGEALRRIAEGAAMIRTKGEAGTGDVVEAVRHMKTVNRQIAQAKAALAEGGIIRIRELARELEVDAELLRQTAELGRLPVVNFAAGGVATPADAALMMQLGCDGVFVGSGIFKSGDPAKRAKAIVRATTHFKDPKVLAETSTGLGEAMVGINCDSMKPEEKLAVRGW from the coding sequence ATGACCAACGACAACTCCAAcaacggcggcgaggccaagTCCTCCTTCACCGTCAAGGCCGGTCTCGCCCAGATGCTCAAGGGCGGCGTCATCATGGACGTGACCAACGCCGAGCAGGCCCgcatcgccgaggaggccggaGCCTGCGCCGTCATGGCCCTCGAGCGAGTCCCCGCCGACATTCGCAAGGACGGAGGCGTCGCCCGCATGTCGGACCCcgccatgatcaaggagatccaGGAGGCCGTCACCATCCCCGTCATGGCAAAGGCCCGCATCGGTCACTTTGTCGAGTGCCAGATCCTCGAGGCTCTCGGTGTTGATTACATTGACGAGAGTGAGGTTTTGACTCctgccgatgatgagagcCACGTTGAGAAGAGCCCCTTTGGTGTTCCCTTTGTCTGCGGCTGCCGAAACCTGGGTGAGGCTCTCCGTCGCATTGCCGAGGGCGCCGCCATGATCCGAACCAAGGGTGAGGCCGGCACCggtgatgttgtcgaggcCGTCCGTCACATGAAGACCGTCAACCGCCAGATCgcccaagccaaggccgccctcgccgaaGGCGGCATCATCCGCATCCGCGAGCTGGCCCGCGAACTCGAGGTGGACGCCGAACTCCTCCGCCAGACAGCCGAGCTGGGCCGTCTCCCCGTCGTCAACTTTGCCGCCGGTGGTGTCGCTACCCCCGCCGACGCCGCCCTCATGATGCAGCTGGGCTGCGATGGCGTCTTTGTCGGCAGCGGCATCTTCAAGTCTGGCGACCCCGCCAAgcgagccaaggccatcgtGCGCGCGACGACGCACttcaaggaccccaaggTGCTGGCCGAGACGAGCACCGGACTTGGCGAGGCCATGGTGGGCATCAACTGCGACAGCATGAagcccgaggagaagcttgccgTCCGGGGATGGTAA
- a CDS encoding AB hydrolase-1 domain-containing protein — protein sequence MAAKTTIVVPHLGGIKAGYRLSGDAVDPSKPTVVLVNSMCTTSSLFDAQFSSKALTDAVNLLAIEPLGHGATSSPSDHFTYWDSAVMSLQVLEALGIDKAFALGTSQGGWIVVRMALLAPEKIIGVLPLGTSMDYESSESREKGCWDPKTSLRPFYESWDSATPTSDFVVDEVWRGLVSSVGFGTNPSAETLSFWDETLKQVYSGDEGRKKLRTAVANLLERDGLLLRLRDVKCPVYWLQGPEDPVFGKNVPAEHIKLFTSSPEATLTFVDGAGHYLSATSPKETEEAILKMVKKYA from the exons ATGGCTGCCAAAACTACCATCGTTGTTCCCCACCTGGGCGGCATCAAGGCCGGCTACCGTCTCTCGGGCGATGCCGTCGACCCCAGCAAGCCCaccgtcgtcctcgtcaactCCATGTGCACCACCTCGTCACTGTTTGACGCCCAGTTCAGCAGCAAGGCCCTGACCGACGCTGTCAACCTGCTCGCCATCGAGCCcctcggccatggcgccACCTCGTCTCCCTCGGACCACTTCACCTACTGGGACTCGGCCGTCATGAGTctccaggtcctcgaggcccttgGCATCGACAAGGCCTTTGCCCTCGGCACCAGCCAAGGCGGCTGGATCGTCGTGCGTATGGCTCTCCTGGCCCCTGAAAAG ATCATCGGCGTCCTGCCCCTCGGTACCTCTATGGACTACGAGTCTTCCGAGTCCCGCGAGAAGGGCTGCTGGGACCCCAAGACGTCGCTGCGCCCCTTCTACGAGTCTTGGGATAGCGCCACTCCCACCTCAGACTttgtcgtcgacgaggtcTGGCGCGGCCTGGTCTCCTCCGTAGGCTTTGGCACCAACCCCTCAGCTGAAACACTCTCCTTCTGGGATGAAACCCTCAAGCAGGTGTACAGCGGCGATGAGGGCCGTAAGAAGCTCCGAACCGCCGTCgccaacctcctcgagcgTGATGGCCTGTTGCTTCGCCTTCGTGATGTCAAGTGCCCTGTCTACTGGCTTCAG GGCCCCGAGGACCCCGTGTTCGGCAAGAATGTCCCTGCTGAGCACATCAAGCTCTTCACCTCAAGCCCCGAGGCTACACTCACCTTTGTTGATGGCGCCGGCCACTACCTGAGTGCGACCAGCCCCAAGgagaccgaggaggccatcttgaagatggtCAAGAAGTATGCGTAG
- a CDS encoding DSBA domain-containing protein, translating into MAVIEVDIIFDFVCAWCYIGKRQLEMAISLYQKTYPGGKSDIFAINWRPYYLNYGPSTHSIDKSEVADVKLAGMSAEQREMLYRRMNQIGRSVGINFKSGGKVGDTRFAHTLVRLASTKEPEVLNSLVEGIFQAYHELKKDISTKEVLREIAINSGIAAAEVDEWLDSEEQVKVVDDESEKNKEFLAGAGVPNYTVQEERLDGQPDAEDFMGAFIKAKGEN; encoded by the exons ATGGCCGTCATCGAAGTCGacatcatctttgactttGTCTGCGCT TGGTGCTACATTGGCAAAAGACAGCTAGAAATGGCCATCTCCCTATATCAAAAGACATACCCTGGTGGAAAGTCTGATATCTTTGCCATCAACTGGCGACCCTATTACCTCAACTATGGCCCTTCAACTCACAGTATCGACAAGTCCGAGGTGGCCGATGTGAAGCTCGCCGGCATGAGTGCTGAACAACGAGAGATGCTATACCGCCGGATGAACCAGATCGGGCGCAGCGTTGGCATCAATTTCAAAAGCGGTGGAAAAGTCGGTGATACTCGGTTCGCGCATACGCTGGTACGCCTCGCCAGCACAAAGGAGCCCGAGGTTTTGAATTCTCTCGTTGAAGGAATCTTTCAGGCCTATCATGAGCTTAAAAAGGACATTTCAACCAAAGAGGTGCTTCGAGAGATTGCCATTAACTCGGGTATTGCTGctgccgaggttgacgagtGGCTGGATTCAGAggagcaggtcaaggtcgTGGATGATGAATCTGAGAAGAATAAGGAGTTTCTAGCGGGAGCTGGTGTTCCAAACTATACGGTTCAAGAAGAGAGGCTTGATGGACAACCCGACGCTGAAGACTTCATGGGGGCTTTCATCAAGGCTAAAGGTGAGAACTAG
- a CDS encoding putative 1-aminocyclopropane-1-carboxylate deaminase has product MASLSLPEPFASIPRENFLFGPSPIQELPRISAALGGKVNVYAKREDCNSGLAYGGNKVRKLEYLAAEAKAEGADTLVSIGGVQSNHTRAVTAVATKLGLKAATVQEHWVEWEDPGYEKVGNIQLSRLMGGDVRLDPSTFGIEHKTTLAKLTDELKSAGRKPYYIPAGASDHPLGGLGFARWAFEVEAQEKELGVFFDTIIVCAVTGSTFAGMIAGFKLAEKNGSPKRKIIGIDASGKVQQTFDQVLRIAKSTASKIGLSEDDITADDIILDPNYNAKIYGIPDETTIAAMKFGAQTEAFITDPVYEGKSLAGMIDLIKTGKIAGGNVLYAHLGGQLALNAYSSL; this is encoded by the exons ATGgcttccctctctcttcctgaGCCTTTCGCCAGCATCCCCCGAGAGAACTTCCTCTTCGGCCCCTCTCCCATTCAGGAGCTCCCGCGGATATCCGCCGCTCTCGGAGGCAAGGTCAATGTCTACGCGAAGCGTGAGGACTGCAACTCTGGTCTCGCCTATGGAGGAAACAAGGTCCGAAAGCTCGA GTACCTCGccgctgaggccaaggccgagggcgcCGACACCCTCGTCTCCATCGGCGGCGTCCAGTCCAACCACACCCGCGCCGTGACCGCCGTCGCTACAAAGCTCGGCCTCAAGGCCGCCACCGTCCAGGAGCACTGGGTCGAGTGGGAGGACCCCGGTTACGAGAAGGTCGGCAACATTCAGCTCTCCCGCCTCATGGGCGGCGACGTCCGCCTCGACCCCTCGACCTTTGGCATCGAGCACAAGACTACCCTCGCCAAGCTcaccgacgagctcaagTCCGCCGGCCGCAAGCCTTACTACATCCCCGCCGGTGCTTCCGACCATCCCCTCGGTGGTCTTGGTTTCGCCCGCTGGGCGttcgaggtcgaggctcaggagaaggagctcgGCGTCTTCTTTGATACCATCATTGTGTGCGCCGTGACCGGCTCCACCTTTGCCGGCATGATCGCCGGTttcaagctcgccgagaagaacggCTCCCCCAAGCGCAAgatcatcggcatcgacgCCTCAGGCAAGGTTCAGCAGACCTTTGACCAAGTCCTGCGCATCGCCAAGTCCACAGCCTCCAAGATTGGCCTCTCCGAGGACGACATCACCGCGGAcgacatcatcctcgaccCCAACTACAACGCCAAGATCTACGGTATCCCCGACGAGACCACCATTGCCGCCATGAAGTTTGGTGCTCAGACCGAGGCTTTCATCACTGACCCCGTTTACGAGGGTAAGAGCTTGGCTGGTATGATTGATCTGATCAAGACGGGCAAGATTGCTGGTGGCAACGTGCTTTACGCCCATCTTGGAGGACAGCTGGCTCTCAACGCCTACTCGTCTCTGTAG
- a CDS encoding Glutaminase, which yields MLSLTIGVLALQGGFSEHVDLVHKAAEYLSSTDGISKTKFNCIEVRTEEQLAQCNGLIIPGGESTTISFVAAQSGLLEPLRHFVKVQKRPVWGTCAGLILLSDEANATKKGGQELIGGLAVRVHRNHFGRQIESFESGLDLPFLQDGEPFPGVFIRAPVVEEIISTSQDERPPVQVLAKLPGRVDKMKPGLSQANTKDDSGDIIAVRQGNVLGTSFHPELTKDARIHVWWLREILHQK from the exons atgctGAGCCTTACCATTggcgtcctcgccctccagGGCGGCTTCTCTGAGCATGTAGACCTTGTCCACAAGGCCGCCGAGTACCTTTCGTCTACCGACGGCATTTCAAAGACAAAGTTCAACTGCATCGAGGTCCGCACTGAAGAGCAGCTCGCCCAGTGCAATGGACTCATCATCCCCGGCGGCGAGAGCACCACAATCTCATTTGTCGCCGCCCAGTCTGGTCTCCTCGAGCCCTTGAGACACTTTGTCAA AGTTCAAAAACGGCCTGTTTGGGGAACTTGCGctggcctcatcctcctctctgATGAAGCCAACGCCACCAAAAAAGGCGGCCAGGAACTCATCGGTGGCCTCGCCGTGCGCGTCCACCGCAACCACTTTGGTCGTCAGATTGAGAGCTTCGAGtccggccttgaccttccCTTCCTCCAAGATGGCGAGCCTTTCCCCGGAGTCTTTATCCGCGCGCCCGTCGTGGAGGAGATCATTAGCACCTCCCAGGATGAGAGGCCGCCCGTACAAGTCCTCGCTAAGCTGCCCGGTCGGGtggacaagatgaagcccGGCCTGTCGCAGGCAAATACCAAGGATGACTCTGGTGATATTATTGCTGTGAGGCAAGGTAATGTGCTAGGAACGAGCTTCCACCCAGAGTTGACAAAGGATGCGCGGATACACGTCTGGTGGCTGCGCGAGATTCTTCACCAGAAGTAA
- a CDS encoding Nuclear distribution protein PAC1 — translation MSRTLTSRQAEELHKSIIAYLAANNFQDSVTAMRTELNLGEEVFDPATAKKYETLLEKKWTSVVRLQKKIMDLEARNEALQTELDSATPTSLSNRKQDPASWLPAGPPRHVLQSHRTPINCVAFHPIYSSIASGDEDAIIKIWDWEFGELERTVKGHTKAVLDLDYGGPKGHTLLASCSSDLTIKLWDPSDEYKNIRTLPGHDHSVSAVRFIPSGAPGAPLSGNLLASASRDVTVRIWDVTTGYCLKTIRGHSDWIRDVSPSLDGKYLLSTGNDRTLRLWDISMNTPETKMVMIGHEHCVECCAFAPPTSYQHLATMAGLKKAPPASSTAEFMATGSRDKTIRLWDSRGTCIKTLIGHDNWVRSLVFHPSGKFLLSVSDDKTIRCWDLSQEGKCVKTLEGMHEHFITSLRWAPPITKGPADEANGEIGTPKKAAAAPQDVQIRCVIATGSVDTSLRIFSR, via the exons ATGAGCCGGACCTTGACGAGCCGGCAGGCCGAAGAGCT GCACAAATCCATCATCGCATACCTCGCCGCGAATAATTTCCAGGATAGCGTCACTGCTATGAGGACAGAGCTCAACCTCGGAGAGGAAGTCTTTGATCCTGCCACCGCTAAGAAGTATGAGACgttgctggagaagaagtggacCAGTGTTGTGCGGTTGCAGAAGAAG ATCATGGATCTAGAAGCACGGAACGAAGCTCTCCAGACCGAACTCGACAGCGCTACACCGACATCCCTATCCAACCGCAAGCAAGATCCCGCCTCCTGGCTTCCGGCTGGACCACCGCGACATGTCCTCCAATCGCACCGAACACCCATTAACTGCGTTGCGTTCCATCCCATCTACTCGTCTATCGCGTccggagatgaagatgccatcatcaagattTGGGATTGGGAATTTGGCGAGCTGGAACGAACGGTGAAGGGCCACACCAAAGCGGTGCTCGATCTAGACTACGGTGGACCCAAGGGCCACACGCTGCTCGCATCGTGCAGCTCGGATCTGACTATCAAGCTATGGGACCCATCCGACGAGTACAAGAATATCCGCACACTTCCTGGACACGACCACAGCGTGAGCGCCGTTCGGTTCATTCCTTCAGGGGCCCCTGGAGCACCACTTTCCGGCAATCTACTCGCGAGCGCTAGCCGAGATGTGACGGTGAGGATATGGGACGTCACCACAGGATACTGTCTGAAGACGATACGAGGACATTCCGATTGGATTCGCGACGTGAGCCCATCCCTAGATGGAAAATATCTTTTGTCGACCGGCAACGACCGAACGCTGCGACTATGGGATATTTCAATGAATACCCCAGAGACAAAGATGGTCATGATCGGTCACGAGCATTGCGTCGAATGCTGCGCTTTTGCCCCCCCAACGTCTTACCAGCACCTTGCGACCATGGCTGGACTGAAGAAGGCTCCTCCAGCCAGCAGCACGGCCGAGTTCATGGCGACGGGATCCAGAGATAAGACTATCCGACTTTGGGATAGTCGCGGAACGTGCATCAAGACGCTGATCGGTCACGACAACTGGGTCCGGAGCTTGGTGTTCCATCCCAGCGGTAAATTCCTTCTGTCAGTATCCGATGACAAGACAATTCGATGCTGGGATCTGAGCCAAGAAGGAAAATGTGTCAAGACACTCGAGGGAATGCATGAACACTTTATTACCAGCTTGCGATGGGCACCCCCGATCACCAAGGGCCCGGCGGACGAGGCCAACGGCGAGATTGGGACACCGAAAAAGGCAGCAGCGGCACCTCAAGATGTACAGATCCGCTGTGTTATCGCGACTGGAAGTGTTGACACGTCATTGAGGATCTTCTCACGGTAA
- a CDS encoding Carboxylic ester hydrolase, with amino-acid sequence MSSSLFHPTLGATLHGVSRGEHVRQFRSLQYGTIPYRFANPEPPPTLSGEVDCTDYGPRCPQNHVDFRHLLRIPQDEEIPAQDEDEFRCLNLEVTSPALKTLPERPCPVLMWIHGGSQAVSFGTSASGLCDPTGLVQRSIDMAEPIIAVTINYRLNMFAFGDCASERNLALRDQQRALEFVKTHISGFGGDPENITIAGESAGAVYCHAHLLMGSPARQCILQSGTLHLSPPQPRKTAEILIARVSDELSRLGNWTLRDAPVSKMLEAQERLSLGSFYLQMEGKLEGWEERIGDHFQRVLIGDTEYESVLWRNGIESLSPEYICDAFDSAGEAASALKKQYGIVPDRPVSCKLGALDLLDDARFSLPIDVFVKRCQQAKKPSFRFLVDQPNPWQASSRAHHGVDLLYLFDTYDLSHNHPAKEIVRSMQEKWIQFIRGKDPWKPGEAFAFGPFGESRLLSPQGLNARRRQQHVTALAALGSQKVNEIVARLATGRSSLLN; translated from the exons ATGTCTTCTTCCCTGTTCCATCCCACGTTGGGTGCGACCCTTCACGGCGTGTCTCGAGGAGAGCATGTTCGGCAGTTCAGGAGCCTTCAATATGGAACCATTCCATACAGATTCGCCAACCCGGAACCCCCGCCGACACTTTCGGGGGAGGTCGACTGCACCGACTACGG TCCGCGATGCCCTCAGAATCACGTCGACTTTCGTCACTTACTTCGCATCCCTCAAGATGAGGAGATCCCCGCGCaggacgaagacgagttTAGATGCTTGAACCTTGAAGTCACCTCACCTGCTCTGAAAACACTCCCAGAGCGACCGTGCCCTGTTCTCATGTGGATCCATG GGGGCTCCCAAGCTGTGTCCTTTGGAACGAGCGCCTCGGGGCTTTGTG ATCCAACTGGGCTCGTTCAGAGGTCCATCGACATGGCCGAacccatcatcgccgtcaccATCAACTACAGGCTGAACATGTTTGCATTTGGCGACTGCGCCAGTGAGAGGAATCTGGCCTTGAGAGATCAACAGCGGGCTTTGGAGTTTGTCAAGACACATATATCTGGCTTTGGTGGCGATCCC GAAAATATCACCATTGCTGGTGAAAGTGCCGGGGCCGTCTACTGCCACGCCCATCTACTCATGGGCAGTCCAGCCCGTCAGTGCATCTTACAGTCGGGAACTCTACATCTCTCGCCGCCTCAGCCAAGAAAAACCGCGGAAATTCTTATAGCCAGGGTGAGCGATGAGCTATCACGCCTCGGAAATTGGACACTCCGTGATGCGCCCGTGTCCAAGATGCTGGAGGCCCAGGAAAGATTGAGTTTGGGGTCATTCTACCTCCAGATGGAGGGAAAGCTCGAGGGCTGGGAAGAGAGAATCGGGGACCACTTCCAACGTGTCTTGATCGGCGACACAGAATACGAG TCGGTTCTATGGCGGAACGGAATTGAGTCGTTGTCCCCAGAGTACATTTGTGATGCATTCGACTCTGCCGGAGAAGCCgcctcagccttgaagaagcaATACGGCATCGTCCCCGACCGACCTGTTTCATGCAAGCTCGGAGCGTTGGACTTGCTCGACGACGCACGATTCAGCCTACCCATTGACGTATTCGTGAAACGATGCCAACAAGCCAAAAAGCCCTCGTTCCGTTTCCTTGTCGACCAGCCAAATCCGTGGCAAGCTTCTAGTCGCGCCCACCACGGCGTTGACCTCCTATATCTGTTCGACACATATGACTTGTCTCACAATCATCCCGCGAAAGAAATCGTGCGCTCCATGCAAGAGAAATGGATTCAGTTTATTCGTGGTAAAGACCCTTGGAAGCCTGGAGAAGCTTTTGCTTTTGGGCCATTTGGAGAAAGTCGACTTCTGAGTCCTCAAGGCCTCAATGCGCGGAGGAGACAGCAGCATGTGACAGCTCTAGCCGCTCTTGGGTCGCAAAAGGTTAACGAGATTGTCGCAAGATTGGCGACCGGGAGATCGAGTCTATTAAATTAA
- a CDS encoding C2H2-type domain-containing protein, with amino-acid sequence MIFDCGTCQRMFPAGSKARDQHCQAAGHSPPAFECDTCCFYFDDEHDRRDHMDLENHWVPDAPECSLCYFRAPTVQEVKHHEFGHHFYCGECNREFQNLNNIRQHLKSRRHQGPGVTCPFCEVSYGTATGLVYHLEGGSCPRAPLNRDKMYRVIRERDPNGVISIKGLGWYGDRIFEVNPTDAWNSQCQAFECYLCHRLFSSLYGLRSHLASPKHQQKLYHCPSQTCRKEFVTLAALINHLESETCRFMRFQQIQADIKHIVSSDRIIEFGPRPI; translated from the exons ATGATCTTCGACTGTGGCACCTGCCAGAGAATGTTCCCTGCGGGATCCAAGGCTCGAGACCAGCATTGCCAAGCGGCAGGGCATTCACCCCCAGCATTTGAGTGTGATACGTGTTGCTTCTACTTTGATGACGAGCATGATCGACGCGATCACATGGATCTGGAGAACCACTGGGTCCCAGATGCTCCCGAATGCAGCTTGTGTTACTTCAGGGCGCCAACGGTACAAGAGGTCAAGCATCATGAGTTTGGGCACCACTTCTACTGCGGCGAGTGCAATCGTGAATTCCAGAATTTGAACAACATCCGCCAG CACCTGAAATCACGACGGCATCAGGGTCCCGGGGTCACCTGTCCATTCTGTGAAGTCTCGTATGGCACGGCCACGGGCTTGGTCTATCATCTTGAAGGCGGCTCTTGCCCCCGAGCTCCCTTGAATCGTGACAAGATGTATCGAGTGATCCGAGAGCGCGATCCCAATGGAGTCATCTCAATCAAGGGTCTTGGGTGGTACGGCGACAGGATCTTTGAGGTCAACCCAACAGACGCGTGGAACTCTCAATGTCAAGCATTCGAATGTTATCTCTGCCATCGGCTATTCAGCAGCCTCTACGGGCTGAGAAGTCACTTGGCATCACCAAAGCACCAGCAGAAACTATATCATTGCCCATCTCAAACTTGCCGCAAGGAATTTGTCACCTTGGCCGCTCTCATCAACCATCTCGAGAGCGAAACGTGCAGATTCATGCGCTTCCAGCAGATACAGGCAGATATCAAGCATATTGTGTCATCAGACAGGATTATCGAGTTTGGGCCCCGGCCTATATAG